From a region of the Lactuca sativa cultivar Salinas chromosome 4, Lsat_Salinas_v11, whole genome shotgun sequence genome:
- the LOC128133729 gene encoding pollen-specific leucine-rich repeat extensin-like protein 2 — MTLTAVSTIMNQYRGNTPPRPPTPEEVVDDSVPTPPSSPPKTTVQNSVPPPPVSQPASIIASPPPVTSPPIIIASIPTPIFSKAAFTTTPIITSTTDSSVNVNTSDVGAKTEESLKVTTEPISPTPSDDSSPVLGRAEFEFDSTYYSAYRIPSEEDESAPATKHQIDSVHEKLDTLIDSTKKYNDGVLKAFMDTALHQYT; from the exons ATGACACTTACTGCAGTTAGTACAATTATGAATCAATACAG GGGTAATACCCCTCCTCGGCCTCCAACTCCGGAGGAAGTTGTCGATGATTCTGTTCCTACACCCCCTTCATCTCCACCCAAGACAACAGTTCAAAATTCGGTTCCACCTCCACCTGTATCTCAACCTGCTTCTATAATTGCTTCACCACCACCTGTTACTTCTCCTCCCATCATCATTGCTTCAATACCAACTCCTATTTTCTCCAAAGCAGCCTTCACCACAACACCTATCATCACCTCTACAACAGATTCTTCTGTCAATGTGAACACATCTGATGTGGGGGCGAAGACTGAAGAATCTCTTAAAGTCACCACCGAGCCAATTTCCCCAACTCCTTCTGATGATTCTAGTCCAGTTCTTGGAAGAGCTGAGTTTGAGTTTGATTCCACCTACTATAGCGCCTACCGAATCCCCAGTGAGGAAGATGAATCTGCTCCTGCAACCAAGCATCAAATTGACAGTGTTCATGAAAAGCTTGATACACTGATCGATTCAACCAAGAAGTATAATGATGGTGTGCTCAAAGCATTCATGGATACAGCTCTGCACCAATATACA